Genomic window (Aquimarina sp. BL5):
TTTAGTGCTGATTCTATTATATTTCTTTTATAAGTATTTTGGACTAAAAGGAACCATTATGACACTTGTTGTGGTAGCGGCACTAATCACGGTATCAGATCAATTATCTAATTTGTTTAAAAATGTACTGTTTATGCGTCCTAGACCTTGTCAAATTGAAGGTGTTGGAGAATTCACTAGGTTTATAGCGGAACGATGTGGTCGACATGGATATTTTTCCGCTCATGCATCTACAACAATGGGAATTGCTTTTTTTACAGGATTAGTATTGCAAAAAAGATTGAAATACATTTTTCCATTGATGGTAATTTGGTCGGTTGTCGTAAGCTATAGTAGGATTTATATAGGTGTTCATTATCCTGGAGATATCATTACAGGTATGGCTATAGGAATTCTTTTGGGAGTTGGAGCATATAAACTACATACTTTTTTGATCAGAAAATATGTTTGATTTTAGAGTATGTTGCTTTTATTTTAAAATTAAATAGTATTCAGAGTTTATTATATTTCGATTCGTTTACCATCTAAGGTACCTCTATAGAATTTATTATTTTCCCAAATCAAAATTTCTCCATATTCTCCTTTTTTTAAATTTGAATCAACACTGTATATTAATCCATCAAAATGTGATAATA
Coding sequences:
- a CDS encoding phosphatase PAP2 family protein, which gives rise to MEELIQLDKDLFLYLNNLGTPFWDGFWLFMTEKINQAPLVLILLYFFYKYFGLKGTIMTLVVVAALITVSDQLSNLFKNVLFMRPRPCQIEGVGEFTRFIAERCGRHGYFSAHASTTMGIAFFTGLVLQKRLKYIFPLMVIWSVVVSYSRIYIGVHYPGDIITGMAIGILLGVGAYKLHTFLIRKYV